CGGCTGATCGGCCGCGGATCCTCGGACCACTGATCGGCCAGAGCATGCGCACGATCCAGAGCGCGGGAATGGCGCTCATCCATCACGCCGCCCTCCGCAGCTCGTCGAGCCGGGCCACATCCGCTGTCGAGCACGGCCACTCCGTCACCAGGCCCAGGCAGCGAACCCCGTTCCAGCCCGAGCACTCGACGCACACCTCGACCCCGCCGCGCAGCACCGGACGATGCAGGCGACCCAGCGCACGCCGAACGGTCTCCGACTGCCGCCGCCCCAGCACCGCCTCTCTGCGGGCGAACACGAGAGCAGCGATGCCCTCACGAAGTCGACCAGCCTCCACCGGCCGCAAAGGGCCACGCTCGGCCCGGTCGACGAGGACAAGCAACTGCTCGCCCGTGGGCTTGGTTCGACGCATCAGGGTTCTCCGTCCGTCATTCAGCGTGCGATGGGATGTGGTGGGATCGGTGGGCGGTCGCCCCCGCTAGCCCCGGGGGCGACCGTGCACATCAGGCGGCGGCATCGACTGCGACAGCGCTGTAGTCGAAGGCCAGCTGGCGGCCAGTGGAGCGCGGGTTGTCGACCACGGCCATCACTCGCTGCCGCCAGGCCAGCGCCCAGTCGGGGCAGTTCGCGCAGTTCTTGTGCCGGGCCTCATGGCCGGGCAAGGGCTGGTTGCGGCGGGCGTCCATGGACCAGGCCATGGAGTCGGCGGAGGCGAGTTCGGGACCGTAGTCGCCCAAACCTTGGGTTTTCACGCCGAAGCCATGCAGACGTATCCCGCGGGCATGGAAGGCGGAAACGATCTCGTCGATCTCGGAAGTGGCCTGGCGGCGGCACACCGAGCCCAAGCCGACCAGTGGCTCGGACGTCAGGTCGATTCCCGCCTCTGCGTACATGCGGGCGCAGTACTTGTAGTCCTCAAAGTTGTTTCCCTGTAGGACGTAAATGAACGGGATCTCGGGAGCCAGGCGCCTGAGCTCGAGGCCGTTCTCGACGGTGAGTCGCTGATGGATCCGGACAGCGGTCGTCAAGTCCTGTTCGGGGTCGCCAGGCGCGAGGCCGCGGAGCTCGCGGGTTCCGCGGAACTTCTGCCCTTGGAACACTCCGCCACGGATGACAACCTCTTCGCACATGTAGTCCTGTGGGGCAACGAAGTCGGGCATGCGTCCGACCCCGGCAATGATGCGGCGGACATCCGCCACATACTCGGCAGCGGTGATGCGCCAGCGCCCGTGATCCTTGAGTTCGGTGAAACCGCCGGAGTCCATCGCCCACCGGCCGAGAGCCTGCGGGAAGGTCTTGTATCCGGTGAGCCGGTTGCGGGAGATGAACAGTGGCACGTGGCGGAACTGTTCGAGTCTGAGCCAGTGCGGCTGGTGGGTGCCGAGGTAGAACACGGGCTTGCTCACGCTGCCACCGCCGCCGCCCGCCGCCGCTGGATCACGGCGATCACGCCGATGGCGGCGAGGGTCATCCACGCCTTGCCCAGCAGCTGGCCCGGCAGGAATGCGAGCGACCCGAACGCCAGGTGCAGGAACAACAGGCTGTCCGCCAGCATCCCCACCACGTTCGAGGCAACCATTGCGGTGAGCAGGCCGCGCTTCCGGAGAGGCTCGTACACGGCGAAGTCCATGGTTTCGGCGACCGCGAAAGCCGCGGCCGAAACCACCGCGAGCGCAGGATCCGCCAGCCAGTACGACACCACGGCACCCACGACGATCGCGGCCACCACCGCGGCACGACCGGCGGCCTCCCGGGCCACATCCCGCAGGACGAGAGCCAGACCGACCAGGTACACCCCGGCCGGGGCCACATAGCCGAAACCAACGGGCACCGCGCCGAAGTGGGTGACGGCCCAGTTGGCGGCCGGGATGGTGGCGATGTAGCCAGCCAGGGCAGCGGCGGGACGAATGTTGTTGCGGATCATCAGGCGGACTCCAGACGTGGTGCTCATCAGGCGGCTTCGCTTTCGGTGGCAGGGGCAGGCAGAGGTGGGGTGGTGGCGGTCACGCGGCGGCCTCGAGAGCGATCGGCGGACCAGCCGGCTCCAGCGCTTCCCCGGTGAGCGACTCCACGGCCATGGCGACCAGATCGCGGGCCGCGTTCGGGGTGACGGCGTTGCCCAGCATCTTGACCTTGGTCCGCTTGTCGCGCGGCGTGAGGACGTACTCCTTCGGAAACTCCATCGCGGCCTGGTACTCGTGCGGCTCGAGCATCCGGAACCGCAACTCCTCGGCCCTCCGCACAGTCCCGCCGTACACGGGCCCGTGATGGTTGCCACCCGCGCACACCGCGGCCAGCGGCTCCGTCACCGCACGGTGCGACGACGAGCCCCCACGCAACTCGACGATGTAGTCCGGCACCACGGTCACACCGGTCTCATTGCGCGTGGAGCAAGTGCGCATCGGCCCGTCGATCGAGATGGGCTGCTTCCCATCGCGCCCCTCGACCGGCACCAGGAACGGCTTACCGAACGCCTCGAACCCGGCACGGATCCTGCGCATCGTGGCCGGCTCGAGCGGGTCAAGGCCGCGCTCGGCCCGCTCCTGAATGGCTACCGCGGGAAGGCCCCAGTCGACAATCTCCGAGGCCGGGCGGACGACAGGCTCGATGACGGCGTTACGGCACTCGATGCGGGGGCAGCGCCACACGTACTGGCGCAGCGCCCCGTACCGGCCCCACGGCTTGAGTGGGCTGCACTTGGCGGTCGTCTTCCAGCCCTGCATGGCACGCACCCAGCCGTGCAGGGCGCACTGGGCCCAGGGGCGCAGCCACTTGTCGAAGTCGGGGGCCCGGTTGCCTTCCTGCCAGAACACGTCGTACTTGCGGTCGCGGTTCTGTGCGGCCCCGTCGCCGAGCGCGGCGGCGAACATGCTGTTGAGGTAGACGGTACGGTGCTCGTAGCCCCACGCCTTGACGCTGGCGAGCCACGCGTCGTGCACGGCCCCGGGCCGGACCTTGGGGCCCCACCACCGGTTCTCGACGACGTTCTCGACGATGATGATCGGGTACTGGTGGGCTTCGGCGAACCGAACG
This genomic interval from Streptomyces asiaticus contains the following:
- a CDS encoding DNA cytosine methyltransferase; translated protein: MTDLFCGAGGSSTGAIQIPGVEVIMAANHSRHAIDTHQANHPDTRHDCADISQVVPTRYPRTDILWASPECTNHSGAKGVKRDHGEWDDGLFAPDGTDEAAIRSRATMWDVVRFAEAHQYPIIIVENVVENRWWGPKVRPGAVHDAWLASVKAWGYEHRTVYLNSMFAAALGDGAAQNRDRKYDVFWQEGNRAPDFDKWLRPWAQCALHGWVRAMQGWKTTAKCSPLKPWGRYGALRQYVWRCPRIECRNAVIEPVVRPASEIVDWGLPAVAIQERAERGLDPLEPATMRRIRAGFEAFGKPFLVPVEGRDGKQPISIDGPMRTCSTRNETGVTVVPDYIVELRGGSSSHRAVTEPLAAVCAGGNHHGPVYGGTVRRAEELRFRMLEPHEYQAAMEFPKEYVLTPRDKRTKVKMLGNAVTPNAARDLVAMAVESLTGEALEPAGPPIALEAAA
- a CDS encoding DUF7221 family queuine tRNA-ribosyltransferase-like protein, which encodes MSKPVFYLGTHQPHWLRLEQFRHVPLFISRNRLTGYKTFPQALGRWAMDSGGFTELKDHGRWRITAAEYVADVRRIIAGVGRMPDFVAPQDYMCEEVVIRGGVFQGQKFRGTRELRGLAPGDPEQDLTTAVRIHQRLTVENGLELRRLAPEIPFIYVLQGNNFEDYKYCARMYAEAGIDLTSEPLVGLGSVCRRQATSEIDEIVSAFHARGIRLHGFGVKTQGLGDYGPELASADSMAWSMDARRNQPLPGHEARHKNCANCPDWALAWRQRVMAVVDNPRSTGRQLAFDYSAVAVDAAA
- a CDS encoding VUT family protein is translated as MIRNNIRPAAALAGYIATIPAANWAVTHFGAVPVGFGYVAPAGVYLVGLALVLRDVAREAAGRAAVVAAIVVGAVVSYWLADPALAVVSAAAFAVAETMDFAVYEPLRKRGLLTAMVASNVVGMLADSLLFLHLAFGSLAFLPGQLLGKAWMTLAAIGVIAVIQRRRAAAVAA